A genomic segment from Phycisphaerae bacterium encodes:
- the surE gene encoding 5'/3'-nucleotidase SurE, which translates to MTTQNQPRKPLDILITNDDGILAPGLAALIRAAEHLGNLHVVAPETAQSAAAHSITLTEPLISQHVELPGGIGGFSISGRPADCVKLAMTELLPTRPDLVISGINAGANVGVNVLYSGTVAAALEAAFFNVPGIAISLDIRGKIDFKYAEQVAREALDQLVHQSVLTPGRVLNVNIPIPEIGPPKGMRVVRQSTRAWADRFQRRTDPRGRVYFWLDADVNEDEALQEETDEHAINEGYITVTPLNRDLTDLSDLRNVRELLGG; encoded by the coding sequence ATGACGACGCAGAACCAACCACGCAAGCCGCTGGACATACTGATTACCAATGATGACGGGATTCTCGCTCCGGGTCTGGCCGCCCTCATCCGGGCGGCCGAGCACCTGGGAAACCTTCACGTGGTCGCCCCGGAAACCGCCCAGAGCGCAGCCGCCCATTCGATCACACTGACCGAACCGCTGATCTCTCAACACGTCGAACTGCCCGGCGGGATCGGCGGGTTCAGCATCTCCGGCCGTCCGGCCGACTGCGTCAAACTGGCCATGACCGAACTGCTGCCGACCAGACCGGACCTGGTAATCAGCGGGATCAACGCCGGAGCCAACGTCGGCGTCAACGTCCTCTATTCCGGCACCGTGGCGGCCGCCCTCGAAGCCGCCTTCTTCAACGTCCCCGGCATCGCCATCTCGCTGGACATCCGCGGCAAGATCGACTTCAAGTACGCCGAACAGGTCGCCCGCGAAGCGCTGGACCAACTGGTCCACCAGAGCGTCCTGACCCCGGGACGCGTGCTGAACGTCAACATCCCCATCCCGGAGATCGGCCCGCCCAAGGGCATGAGGGTGGTCCGTCAGTCCACCCGGGCATGGGCGGACCGTTTCCAACGCCGCACCGACCCCCGAGGGCGCGTCTACTTCTGGCTCGACGCCGACGTCAACGAGGACGAGGCCCTCCAGGAAGAGACCGACGAGCATGCCATCAACGAAGGCTACATCACCGTCACGCCGCTCAACAGGGATCTGACCGATCTGAGCGATCTGCGGAATGTCCGAGAACTCCTCGGCGGTTAA